Part of the Triticum urartu cultivar G1812 chromosome 2, Tu2.1, whole genome shotgun sequence genome, GGCGCGGGTGAGGTTCATGGGGATGCCGTAGTCCTTGCCGAAGGCGTCGCAGAGGCAGGCGACGCTGGCGGGGCTGGCGAGCGCGGCCTTGACGCCGGCGCAGCACTCCTTGGGCGGCTTGCCCTGCGCGGCCCCCGGCGAGATGTAGGGGAGGCAGCCGGCGAGGCCCGTCAGCGCGGAGCCGCAGTCCCCCGCCGGCCCCGCCGCCGGCGCCTGCGACGCCGCGCCGGACGCCAGCGCGAGGACGACGGCCAGGACCGCCGCGACGACGGCGTGGGCGGGGCGCGCCATGGCGGGTGCTCGTGCTCGAGTGCGGGGGCGGCGTGGGAGGGAGTGGGGAGTGCGCGGTGTGGTGGTGGACTGGACTGGACTGGTGGGCTGTGGGCGGCTCGGCTGGCTTTAAAGGTGGCGGCTCCTCGGCGCGGCCAGCGAGGGCGGTGAGGTGAGATTGTGCAGTAGGGTTtcgtcctggtggtggtggtggtgagtggtggctatcgttatctACCGGGGCGGCGTGGCGGGCGCACCGGAAAGCGGTTGGCTGGCCGAGTGCTCGGCGGTTGGCGCGGGAGTCAAGTCTCCAGCGCGCGACTCGACTGCCACGTTGGGAACCCCCTTTTCGGCGTCCTTGGAAACGGTAAGCATGATAGCATATACTCACTCCATTTTTTTGTTCAAAAATCATACAATGCCATTGTTTTTCAGCATTTTGGGCCCCGTTTGTGGAATCATTTCACGACCATTTTTGCGAAAAAAAGAAGTGGTGGAGTGCACAGACATGACATGATGACCAGCCGTGCAGGCTCCAGCCGGAGACACCCTACCTCCAGAATGAATAAATttgaaagaaaagaaacaaataCGACAAGATCTCAAAATCGACTACGTGCTCTTATTCTTCTTGTATTATGAGATTTCTTTTCTCCTCAGGAAAACGCGCTTCGTTCCTGTAAATTCAACCACTACCTGGCTGCTCGATGTGTCGTCTTCTT contains:
- the LOC125536170 gene encoding non-specific lipid transfer protein-like 1, which encodes MARPAHAVVAAVLAVVLALASGAASQAPAAGPAGDCGSALTGLAGCLPYISPGAAQGKPPKECCAGVKAALASPASVACLCDAFGKDYGIPMNLTRAKGLPAACGGNPAALSNCSLKLPGGAPNGAPTEAPTPTSGSTPATISPSPAKSAATRSPVSAATLLLAAVLAPLLSYYYL